A stretch of Henckelia pumila isolate YLH828 chromosome 4, ASM3356847v2, whole genome shotgun sequence DNA encodes these proteins:
- the LOC140864015 gene encoding 26S proteasome regulatory subunit S10B homolog B, with protein MASENDDATRRKTAVSDYRKKLLHHKELEGRVRSVRENLRATKKEYAKTEDDLKSLQSVGQIIGEVLRPLDNERLIVKASSGPRYVVGCRSKVDKEKLTSGTRVVLDMTTLTIMRALPREVDPVVYSMLHEDPGNVSYSAVGGLSDQIRELRESIELPLMNPELFLRVGIKPPKGVLLYGPPGTGKTLLARAIASNIDANFLKVVSSAIIDKYIGESARLIREMFGYARDHQPCIIFMDEIDAIGGRRFSEGTSADREIQRTLMELLNQLDGFDQLGKVKMIMATNRPDVLDPALLRPGRLDRKIEIPLPNEQSRMEILKIHAAGIAKHGEIDYEAVIKLAEGFNGADLRNVCTEAGMSAIRAERDYVIHEDFMKAVRKLNEAKKLESSAHYNTDFGKD; from the exons ATGGCAAGCGAGAACGATGATGCCACCCGCCGCAAGACGGCGGTTTCAGATTACCGGAAGAAGCTCCTTCATCACAAAGAGCTCGAAGGCCGCGTTCGATCTG TACGTGAGAATTTGAGAGCAACAAAGAAGGAATATGCTAAAACAGAGGATGACTTGAAGTCGCTCCAGAGTGTTGGACAGATCATTGGCGAAGTTCTCAGGCCACTGGATAATGAACGCC TGATAGTCAAAGCTAGCAGCGGACCGAGATACGTGGTGGGCTGTCGCAGTAAAGTGGATAAAGAGAAACTCACATCGGGCACCAGGGTAGTACTTGATATGACTACACTCACAATAATGCGAGCACTCCCTCGTGAG GTTGATCCAGTTGTGTATAGTATGCTTCATGAAGACCCTGGAAATGTGAGTTATTCTGCTGTGGGTGGGCTATCCGATCAAATTCGAGAACTAAGGGAATCTATTGAATTACCTTTAATGAATCCAGAACTTTTTCTAAGGGTCGGCATTAAACCTCCCAAG GGAGTTCTTCTGTATGGACCTCCCGGAACTGGCAAGACATTATTGGCCAGAGCAATTGCTAGCAACATTGATGCAAATTTCTTAAAG GTGGTATCGAGTGCAATTATTGATAAGTATATCGGTGAGAGCGCAAGATTGATAAGAGAGATGTTTGGTTATGCCCGCGACCATCAA CCGTGCATCATTTTTATGGATGAGATCGACGCCATTGGCGGTCGTCGTTTCAGTGAAGGAACTAGTGCGGATCGTGAAATTCAAAGGACACTTATGGAATTGCTGAACCAGCTTGATGGGTTCGACCAGCTTGGAAAG GTGAAAATGATTATGGCCACAAACAGACCTGATGTTCTGGACCCTGCCCTTCTTCGCCCGGGTCGCTTAGACAGAAAAATAGAAATACCATTGCCTAATGAGCAATCAAGAATGGAAATTCTGAAGATTCATGCTGCCGGAATAGCTAAACATGGTGAAATAGATTATGAGGCAGTGATAAAGCTTGCTGAG GGCTTTAATGGAGCTGATCTTCGAAATGTGTGCACGGAGGCTGGGATGTCAGCAATTCGTGCAGAGCGCGATTATGTTATCCATGAAGATTTCATGAAG GCCGTAAGGAAACTGAATGAAGCTAAGAAGCTTGAATCAAGCGCACATTATAATACGGATTTTGGGAAGGATTAG